A genomic stretch from uncultured Flavobacterium sp. includes:
- the dusB gene encoding tRNA dihydrouridine synthase DusB, producing the protein MVKIGNIELPEFPLLLAPMEDVSDPPFRRLCKTHGADLMYSEFISSEGLIRDAIKSRMKLDIFDYERPVGIQIFGGDEEAMALSSKIVSTVKPDLVDINFGCPVKKVVCKGAGAGVLKDVDLMVRLTKAVIRSTDLPVTVKTRLGWDDSSINIDEVAERLQDIGVQALTIHARTRAQMYKGHADWSHIARVKNNPRITMPIFGNGDIDSPEKALKYKNEYGIDGIMIGRAAIGYPWIFNEIKHFFKTGEHLPAPTVVNRVEAARNHLMWSMEWKGERLGIVEMRRHYTNYFKGIHSFKEFKQKLVTTDAPEDLFTIMKEIEQVYAEYEFV; encoded by the coding sequence ATGGTCAAGATTGGCAACATAGAATTACCCGAATTTCCTTTACTACTTGCTCCGATGGAAGATGTGAGTGATCCACCGTTTCGCAGATTATGCAAAACGCATGGCGCTGACTTAATGTATTCTGAATTTATTTCATCAGAAGGATTAATTCGTGATGCTATCAAAAGTAGAATGAAGTTGGATATTTTTGATTACGAACGTCCGGTTGGAATTCAGATTTTTGGTGGAGACGAAGAAGCAATGGCGCTTTCGTCTAAAATTGTTTCGACGGTAAAACCTGATTTAGTTGATATTAACTTTGGATGTCCGGTAAAAAAAGTAGTTTGTAAAGGTGCCGGAGCCGGAGTTTTGAAAGATGTTGATTTGATGGTTCGTTTAACAAAAGCCGTGATTAGAAGTACTGATTTACCGGTTACTGTAAAAACACGTTTAGGTTGGGACGATAGCTCGATTAATATTGACGAAGTTGCCGAAAGATTACAAGACATTGGTGTTCAAGCTTTGACGATTCACGCCAGAACTCGTGCACAAATGTATAAAGGTCACGCCGATTGGTCGCATATTGCACGTGTAAAAAACAATCCTAGAATTACAATGCCAATTTTTGGAAATGGCGATATCGACAGTCCTGAAAAAGCATTAAAATATAAAAATGAATACGGTATTGACGGAATCATGATTGGTCGTGCCGCGATTGGTTATCCGTGGATTTTTAACGAAATCAAACATTTCTTTAAAACCGGAGAGCACTTACCTGCTCCAACTGTTGTTAATCGTGTTGAAGCTGCCAGAAACCATTTAATGTGGTCTATGGAATGGAAAGGTGAACGTTTGGGAATTGTAGAAATGCGTCGTCATTATACCAATTATTTTAAAGGAATTCACTCTTTTAAAGAATTCAAACAAAAATTAGTTACAACTGATGCACCTGAAGATTTATTCACTATTATGAAAGAAATTGAACAGGTTTATGCAGAATATGAATTTGTTTAA
- a CDS encoding FtsX-like permease family protein: MNFPLYIAKRYIFSRSKNNAINIINRIASMGIIVGTMALFVVLSVFSGLKVFSLSFTNEIDPDLKITSTLGKSFLVTPDQESQIKKIDGVVLYTKIIEERVLFLFKDKQKVTYLKGVDHNYPVVNDIRKKLFNGQWLKPDTYQVVIGYGISRDFSLGILDFENPLQIFAPKPGKGGIENPDDAFNKTDVLPVGIYSISEDLDSKYVFADLGLAQELLMYKPNQISGIEFNLKDDADEAAIGAKLKGIFHNKITIKNRAQLNESLYKMLNTENIAVYLIFTLVIIVALFNLIGALIMMILEKKGNLKTLFNLGTEINHLRKIFLLQGTLLSVFGGLIGLLLGIILVVLQQKYEMIMLTPTLAYPVVFNLENVLIVMGTIVSLGFVASLIASSRVSKKLLD, translated from the coding sequence TTGAATTTCCCCCTTTACATAGCCAAACGTTATATTTTTAGCAGAAGTAAAAACAATGCTATTAATATCATTAATCGCATTGCCAGCATGGGAATTATTGTTGGCACAATGGCTTTGTTTGTGGTTTTGTCCGTTTTTAGCGGATTAAAAGTGTTCAGTCTTTCGTTTACAAATGAAATAGATCCGGATTTAAAAATTACCAGTACTTTAGGTAAATCCTTTTTAGTTACACCGGATCAGGAAAGTCAGATAAAAAAAATTGATGGTGTTGTTTTATACACTAAAATTATCGAAGAACGTGTTTTGTTTTTGTTTAAAGACAAGCAAAAAGTAACCTATCTAAAAGGTGTTGATCATAATTATCCTGTGGTTAACGATATCAGAAAAAAACTTTTTAACGGACAATGGCTAAAACCGGACACTTATCAAGTTGTGATAGGATATGGTATTTCGCGTGATTTTTCGTTAGGAATTCTTGATTTCGAAAATCCGTTGCAGATATTTGCTCCCAAACCTGGAAAAGGCGGTATAGAAAATCCGGATGATGCATTTAATAAAACAGATGTTTTGCCGGTTGGAATTTATTCTATCAGCGAAGATTTGGATTCAAAATATGTGTTTGCCGATTTGGGTTTAGCTCAGGAATTATTAATGTACAAACCCAATCAGATTTCAGGCATCGAATTTAATTTGAAAGATGATGCAGATGAAGCAGCTATTGGAGCAAAGCTCAAAGGAATCTTTCATAATAAAATTACAATTAAAAACAGAGCGCAGCTTAACGAATCTTTGTATAAGATGCTCAATACTGAAAATATTGCTGTTTATCTGATTTTTACTTTGGTAATTATTGTAGCACTTTTTAACTTAATCGGAGCTTTAATAATGATGATTTTAGAGAAAAAAGGAAACCTGAAAACTCTTTTTAATCTTGGAACAGAAATCAATCATTTACGAAAAATATTTTTGCTTCAGGGAACTTTGTTGAGTGTTTTTGGAGGGTTAATTGGGCTTCTTTTAGGAATCATTTTAGTTGTTCTACAACAAAAGTATGAGATGATTATGCTTACGCCAACTTTGGCTTATCCGGTAGTTTTTAATTTAGAAAATGTTCTTATTGTTATGGGAACTATTGTTTCACTTGGTTTTGTGGCATCATTGATTGCAAGTAGCCGAGTAAGTAAAAAGCTGTTAGATTAG
- a CDS encoding peptidoglycan DD-metalloendopeptidase family protein: protein MPKFLLSLIFICATTFMWAQDSQQEKLEQRKAQIQQEIRDNEKILQSVKKKEKSAVNVFLIQANKIKLKEKLITTTAKQEKLLSNDMYINQVKVNKLTKELTVLKADYAKMILKSYKSRSEQSRAMFILSSENFLQAYKRAQYLKQYTNFRKNQGLEIQSKTNELVDYNARLNGQRQVKKKIIAENEKEKQSLEVEKKEQQKLVNSIKKDKGKILADIRAKQSESKRIDRQIDRLIREAIAEANRKAALERAKENNSSTAAAAKAPVSSSKIELTPENKILAADFKANRGRLPWPVEKGFISQGFGDQPHPLYNSVTIHNNGVEITTESGSSARAVFAGEVTSVIVLSPINKMVIIQHGDYFSVYQNLSSVSVDKGDKVTIKQSIGKIRTSPETGKTTMKFCISQNSTYADPRGWIQNR, encoded by the coding sequence ATGCCAAAATTTCTCCTAAGCCTAATTTTTATTTGTGCCACTACTTTTATGTGGGCGCAAGATTCGCAACAAGAAAAACTGGAACAACGTAAAGCTCAAATTCAGCAAGAAATTAGAGATAACGAAAAGATATTGCAATCAGTAAAGAAAAAAGAAAAATCAGCAGTAAATGTTTTTTTAATTCAGGCGAATAAAATCAAACTAAAAGAGAAACTGATTACTACTACGGCAAAGCAAGAAAAACTGTTGAGCAACGATATGTATATTAATCAGGTTAAGGTTAATAAACTAACAAAAGAATTGACAGTTTTAAAAGCAGATTATGCCAAAATGATCTTGAAATCATACAAAAGTCGTTCTGAACAAAGTAGAGCAATGTTTATTTTATCTTCAGAAAATTTTTTGCAAGCTTATAAAAGAGCACAATATTTAAAACAATATACTAATTTCAGAAAAAATCAAGGTTTAGAAATTCAATCTAAAACAAATGAATTAGTTGATTATAATGCGAGATTAAATGGGCAAAGACAGGTTAAGAAGAAGATCATTGCAGAAAATGAAAAGGAGAAACAAAGTTTAGAAGTTGAAAAGAAAGAACAACAAAAGTTAGTTAATTCTATCAAGAAAGATAAAGGTAAAATCTTAGCAGACATAAGAGCGAAACAAAGCGAGTCAAAAAGAATTGACAGACAAATTGATCGTTTAATTCGTGAGGCAATTGCCGAAGCAAATAGAAAAGCAGCATTAGAAAGAGCAAAAGAAAATAATTCAAGTACAGCGGCGGCGGCAAAAGCTCCGGTTTCATCATCAAAAATTGAGTTAACACCAGAAAATAAAATTTTAGCTGCCGACTTTAAAGCAAATAGAGGAAGATTGCCTTGGCCGGTTGAAAAAGGATTTATTTCTCAAGGATTTGGAGACCAGCCGCATCCATTATATAATTCTGTGACGATTCATAATAATGGAGTCGAAATTACTACAGAATCCGGATCCAGCGCAAGAGCAGTTTTTGCAGGTGAAGTAACCAGTGTAATTGTTTTATCTCCGATAAATAAAATGGTAATTATTCAACATGGAGATTATTTCTCAGTGTATCAGAATTTAAGTTCTGTAAGTGTAGATAAAGGAGATAAAGTTACTATTAAACAAAGTATAGGTAAAATTAGAACAAGCCCGGAGACAGGAAAAACAACAATGAAATTTTGTATTTCGCAAAACTCAACATACGCTGATCCAAGAGGCTGGATTCAAAACAGATAA
- a CDS encoding CBS domain-containing protein yields MKKREPISHIMTKSVITANENDDLRKVVEKLKQNTIRHIPIIKGKEVTGIISRTDINRLTFGALFEGQDGADEAILDMLTISQVMTSKPKTVSSNTIIRDLAEIFVKEEFHALPVVDNGELKGIVTTTDVVKYFLEQYD; encoded by the coding sequence ATGAAAAAGAGAGAACCAATAAGCCACATTATGACCAAAAGCGTCATTACTGCAAATGAAAATGATGATCTGAGAAAAGTAGTTGAAAAACTAAAACAAAACACAATTCGTCACATTCCCATTATTAAAGGAAAAGAAGTAACTGGTATTATAAGTCGTACAGACATAAACCGATTGACTTTTGGAGCTTTATTTGAAGGTCAGGACGGAGCTGACGAAGCTATTCTTGATATGTTAACTATTTCACAGGTTATGACTTCAAAACCCAAAACCGTTTCATCAAATACTATAATAAGGGATTTAGCCGAAATCTTCGTGAAAGAAGAATTCCACGCTTTACCAGTAGTCGACAACGGAGAATTAAAAGGTATTGTTACAACTACTGATGTTGTTAAATACTTTTTAGAACAATATGATTAA
- a CDS encoding MATE family efflux transporter has product MTETTIKKSLFSKIFTTLKQAIKGDESFDYTAGSIKKAVILLAIPMVLEMMMESVFALVDLYFVGHLEHSSFAIQTVGLTESVLAIIYSLAIGMSMAATAVVARRIGEKDPVAASKAGMQAILVACVVNSIMSVFGVIYAKDILLFMGASVDAAEHGYRFTQIMIGSSLCIMLLFLINGIFRGAGNAAIAMRSLWLANICNIILCPILINGFGPIPAFGLIGAALATTLGRSIGVLYQVYHLFSGNGVLKIKISYFVPDFIQIKALIKIAAPGILQFVIASCSWIFLAQLVATTGGDHGSAGYQTALRIMMFFILPAWGLSNAAATLVGQNLGAKQIERAEKSVYTTARYNVIFMASIMVITLGFGQYIISFFTNDEIVKAIAVEALQIMSIGFIFYGIGMVLINTFNGAGDTWTPTGINFFGFWLFQIPLAYALAKHFNMGPTGVFIAIPVAETAITLAGIFFYKRGKWKRVQV; this is encoded by the coding sequence ATGACAGAAACTACAATAAAGAAAAGTTTATTTTCTAAAATTTTCACTACATTAAAACAGGCAATCAAAGGAGATGAATCTTTTGATTATACAGCCGGAAGCATCAAAAAAGCAGTTATTCTATTAGCCATTCCGATGGTTTTAGAAATGATGATGGAATCGGTTTTTGCCTTAGTCGATTTATATTTCGTAGGACATTTAGAGCATAGCAGTTTTGCCATTCAAACCGTTGGATTAACAGAATCTGTACTTGCCATAATATATTCATTAGCAATAGGAATGAGTATGGCTGCAACCGCAGTTGTAGCCAGACGTATAGGCGAAAAAGACCCTGTCGCTGCCTCAAAAGCAGGAATGCAGGCTATTCTTGTTGCATGCGTTGTTAACAGTATTATGAGCGTTTTTGGAGTTATATACGCCAAAGATATTCTGCTGTTTATGGGCGCATCTGTAGATGCGGCAGAACACGGTTATAGATTTACGCAAATTATGATAGGCTCAAGTTTGTGTATTATGCTTTTGTTTTTGATTAACGGAATTTTTCGTGGAGCAGGAAATGCCGCAATTGCAATGAGAAGCCTTTGGTTAGCCAATATTTGCAATATTATTTTATGTCCGATACTTATTAATGGTTTTGGTCCAATTCCGGCCTTCGGATTAATTGGTGCAGCTTTAGCTACTACTTTAGGAAGAAGCATTGGAGTGTTGTATCAAGTTTATCACTTATTTTCAGGAAATGGAGTTTTGAAGATAAAGATCTCTTATTTTGTTCCTGATTTTATACAAATAAAAGCATTGATAAAAATCGCTGCTCCGGGAATTTTACAATTTGTAATTGCATCTTGCAGCTGGATTTTTCTGGCGCAGTTGGTTGCCACAACTGGAGGAGATCATGGTTCGGCGGGCTATCAAACGGCCCTGAGAATTATGATGTTTTTTATACTTCCGGCTTGGGGATTAAGTAATGCGGCAGCAACTTTGGTTGGGCAAAACTTAGGAGCAAAACAAATCGAGCGTGCAGAGAAATCAGTATATACAACAGCAAGATATAATGTCATTTTTATGGCAAGCATTATGGTGATTACCTTAGGTTTTGGTCAATATATTATTTCGTTTTTTACCAATGATGAAATAGTAAAAGCCATTGCAGTAGAAGCTTTGCAAATTATGAGTATTGGATTTATCTTTTACGGAATCGGAATGGTTTTGATTAATACATTTAATGGAGCAGGAGATACCTGGACACCAACCGGAATTAATTTCTTTGGTTTTTGGCTGTTCCAGATTCCGCTAGCGTATGCATTAGCAAAACATTTTAATATGGGACCAACAGGTGTTTTCATTGCAATTCCGGTTGCAGAAACCGCTATAACTCTCGCTGGGATTTTCTTTTATAAAAGAGGAAAGTGGAAAAGAGTTCAAGTATAG
- the rbfA gene encoding 30S ribosome-binding factor RbfA, with protein sequence METNRQKKIGGVIQKDLVDILQGEVRKNGISNLVISVSKVSVTSDLSVATVYLSIFPQDKAKETLEGIKSNTTLIKHDLSQRVRLQLRRVPNLVFFIDDSLDYIEKIDNALSNRENPIENRDLLEKRRKS encoded by the coding sequence ATGGAAACAAATAGACAGAAAAAAATAGGCGGTGTCATCCAAAAAGATTTGGTTGATATTTTGCAAGGTGAAGTGCGAAAAAACGGAATTAGTAATTTGGTAATTTCGGTATCCAAAGTTAGTGTTACTTCAGATTTATCTGTGGCAACAGTGTATTTAAGCATTTTCCCTCAAGATAAAGCAAAAGAAACTTTAGAAGGTATAAAATCAAATACGACCTTAATTAAACACGATTTGTCTCAGCGCGTGCGTTTGCAATTGCGTCGTGTACCAAATTTGGTATTTTTTATCGATGACTCTTTAGATTATATCGAAAAAATCGACAATGCTTTATCAAATAGAGAAAACCCAATTGAGAATCGTGATCTTTTAGAAAAAAGAAGAAAATCATAA
- a CDS encoding DUF4292 domain-containing protein, translating into MKKYIAILLLSVFVISCKSKMPAVQNNTDNTEVTIKEDKKVIEKHYNNKLDFSTLYIKASAKYVDEKQSQNVAAEIKIEKDKQILISVRFLGITMAKALITPTAVSYYEKINSTYYEGDFTSLSKWLGTELDYSKVQNLLVGEALDDLKKGKYTQTIVENLFRLDDEKDANLKKSFYIDSEKYLLQKEEISQPAESRMLQINYADSKDFSQGTLPTSIAINAIQPKGRTNINLNYNNISFNEELSFPYSVPGGYKKVIIK; encoded by the coding sequence ATGAAAAAATATATTGCAATATTGTTACTGTCGGTTTTTGTGATTTCTTGTAAATCAAAAATGCCGGCTGTTCAAAATAATACCGATAACACTGAAGTTACAATAAAAGAAGACAAAAAAGTAATAGAGAAACATTATAACAATAAGTTAGATTTTTCGACTTTATACATAAAAGCAAGTGCAAAATATGTTGACGAAAAACAAAGTCAAAATGTAGCGGCCGAAATTAAAATAGAAAAAGACAAACAAATTTTAATAAGCGTTCGTTTTTTAGGAATTACAATGGCAAAAGCATTGATTACGCCAACAGCAGTAAGCTATTATGAAAAAATAAACAGCACTTATTACGAAGGAGATTTTACAAGTTTGAGCAAATGGTTAGGAACAGAATTGGATTATTCTAAAGTTCAGAATCTGTTGGTTGGAGAAGCTTTAGACGATTTAAAAAAGGGAAAATATACACAGACAATTGTAGAAAACCTTTTTCGTTTAGACGATGAAAAAGATGCCAATTTGAAAAAATCATTCTATATTGATTCTGAAAAATATTTGTTGCAAAAAGAAGAAATTTCACAACCTGCAGAAAGCAGAATGTTGCAAATTAATTATGCAGACAGCAAAGATTTTAGTCAGGGAACACTTCCAACAAGCATTGCAATTAATGCTATACAGCCCAAAGGAAGAACAAATATTAATTTAAATTACAACAATATTTCGTTTAATGAAGAACTTTCTTTTCCATATAGTGTGCCTGGAGGTTATAAGAAAGTTATAATTAAGTAA